The Hymenobacter sp. DG25A nucleotide sequence GTGTTCAGCACGGCCATGACCGGCTACCCGGAAAACCTGACCGACCCCTCCTTTGCCGGCCAGATTCTGGTGCTCACCTACCCGATGGTCGGCAACTACGGCGTGCCCGGCGAGGAGCTCTACGAGTCGATTTCCCGGATCTTCGAGTCGGACAAGGTGCACATTGCCGGCCTGGTCGTCAACTACTACTCCCAGGAGCACAGCCACTGGAACGCGGCCAAGAGCCTGGGCGACTGGCTCAAAGAGTATAACATCCCCGGCATCTTCGGCGTCGATACCCGCATGCTCACCAAGAAGCTGCGGGAGAAAGGCGCGATGCTGGGCAAAATTGTAGCGGAGGAAGATGTGCCCTTCCACGACCCCAACCTCGATAACCTGGTGGCCCAGGTCAGCCCCACCCAGGTCACCCGCTACGGCCACGGCCAGCATAAAATCGTGCTGGTGGACTGCGGCACCAAGACCAACATCATCCGCTGCTTTCTCGAGCGCGACGTGGAGCTCATCCGCGTGCCCTGGGACTACGACTTCACCACCCTGGAATACGACGGCCTGTTCCTCAGCAACGGCCCGGGCGACCCGAAGATGTGCACCGCTACCATCCAGCATCTGCAGCAAGCCCTGCAGCAGGACAAGCCCATCTTCGGCATCTGCCTGGGCTCCCAGCTCATGGGCCTGGCCGCGGGCGGGGACACGTTCAAGCTCAAGTACGGCCACCGCAGCCATAACCAGCCCGTCAGGCTCACCGGCACGCAGCACTGCTACATCACCAGCCAGAACCACGGCTTCGCCGTCGACCCGGCCACGCTGCCGGCCGAGTGGCGCGTGCTGTTCGAGAACCTGAACGACGGCACCTGCGAAGGCATCCGGCACGTGTCGAAACCGTTTTTTTCGACGCAGTTTCACCCTGAAGCCGCCGGCGGCCCCCAGGACACGGAGTTTCTGTTCGATGACTTCCTGAAGGCAGTGGCCGAGTATAAAGCCGGTAAATAGCCGCTCTAACAGGCCGGTCGAATTTTTTAAAGATTAGTCTTCTGCTCCCAAAAAAGCATGGGGCAAACCCCACGCGCACCTAGCATGAACAAACCCACCAAAGTGCTTATCCTCGGTTCCGGCGCGCTGAAAATCGGCGAGGCCGGCGAGTTCGACTACTCCGGCTCGCAGGCCCTCAAGGCGCTCAAAGAGGAAGGCATCCGCACCATCCTGATCAACCCCAACATTGCCACCGTGCAGACCTCGGAGGGCCTGGCCGACGACGTGTACTTTCTGCCCGTGACGCCCTACTTCGTGGAGGAAGTCATCAAAAAGGAGCAGCCCGACGGCATTCTGGTGGCCTTTGGCGGGCAGACGGCGCTGAACTGCGCCGTGGCCCTGTACCGGGCCGGCGTGTTCGAGCAGTACAACGTGCGCGTGCTGGGCACGCCCGTGCAGAGCATCATCGACACGGAGGACCGGGACATCTTCAAGGAAAAGCTCGCGCAGATTGGCGTGCTCTCGGCCCGCAGCGTGGCCGTCACGACGCTGGAGGACGCGCTGGCCGCCGGTGCGCAGATCGGTTTCCCCATTATCGTGCGGGCCGCCTTTGCCCTGGGCGGGCTGGGCAGCGGCTTTGCCAATAACTTGGATGAGCTGCGGGCCCTGGCCCAGAAAGCCTTCACCACCTCGGACCAGATTCTGGTGGAGGAGTCGCTGAAGGGCTGGAAGGAAGTGGAGTACGAAGTGGTGCGCGATGCCTATGATAACTGCATCACGGTCTGCAACATGGAGAACTTCGACCCTATCGGCATTCACACCGGGGAGAGCATCGTGGTGGCCCCC carries:
- the carA gene encoding glutamine-hydrolyzing carbamoyl-phosphate synthase small subunit, encoding MTQTVKLILEDGTELEGQSFGAFTSAAGEVVFSTAMTGYPENLTDPSFAGQILVLTYPMVGNYGVPGEELYESISRIFESDKVHIAGLVVNYYSQEHSHWNAAKSLGDWLKEYNIPGIFGVDTRMLTKKLREKGAMLGKIVAEEDVPFHDPNLDNLVAQVSPTQVTRYGHGQHKIVLVDCGTKTNIIRCFLERDVELIRVPWDYDFTTLEYDGLFLSNGPGDPKMCTATIQHLQQALQQDKPIFGICLGSQLMGLAAGGDTFKLKYGHRSHNQPVRLTGTQHCYITSQNHGFAVDPATLPAEWRVLFENLNDGTCEGIRHVSKPFFSTQFHPEAAGGPQDTEFLFDDFLKAVAEYKAGK